Proteins from a single region of Acetonema longum DSM 6540:
- the murI gene encoding glutamate racemase, with translation MKIGIFDSGVGGITVLAEALKELPREDYLYYADTKHVPYGEKPKEIVHQYIFEAVEQMIAGGIKALVLACNTATSIAADSLRAKYPFPVLGMEPAVKPAVLKNDDQGRRVLVFATTLTLKESKFQHLVARVDQHHIVDFLPLPELVEFAETQQFDPEVVVPCLRQKLSQLDLAQYGTVVLGCTHFPFFTDHLRQVLPAGVDIIDGAAGTVRHLKNVLTDNDLLEQGQGQVTFNSSGDRQQDAARFARALDLIRSLR, from the coding sequence ATGAAAATCGGCATTTTTGATTCCGGGGTGGGCGGCATTACCGTTCTGGCTGAGGCGCTGAAGGAACTGCCCCGGGAAGATTATCTTTACTACGCTGATACCAAACATGTGCCTTATGGCGAAAAGCCAAAGGAAATAGTGCACCAATATATATTTGAGGCAGTGGAACAGATGATTGCCGGCGGCATCAAGGCTCTGGTACTGGCCTGTAACACCGCGACCAGCATTGCCGCCGACAGCCTGCGGGCCAAATACCCTTTTCCGGTGCTGGGGATGGAACCGGCGGTCAAGCCGGCGGTTCTGAAAAACGATGATCAAGGCAGGCGAGTCTTAGTGTTCGCCACCACTTTGACGCTGAAAGAGAGTAAATTTCAGCATTTGGTGGCAAGAGTGGATCAGCACCATATTGTGGATTTTCTGCCTCTGCCCGAACTGGTGGAATTTGCCGAAACGCAGCAGTTTGACCCTGAGGTGGTAGTGCCCTGCCTGCGGCAAAAGCTGTCCCAGCTGGATCTCGCCCAATATGGCACAGTGGTATTGGGTTGTACCCATTTTCCTTTTTTTACAGATCATTTACGGCAGGTTCTGCCTGCCGGCGTTGACATTATCGATGGTGCTGCCGGGACGGTCCGGCATCTGAAGAATGTTTTAACCGATAACGACCTGCTGGAACAGGGCCAAGGCCAGGTTACCTTTAACTCCTCCGGTGACCGGCAGCAGGATGCGGCCCGGTTTGCCAGAGCGCTGGATTTGATTCGTTCGCTTCGGTAG
- a CDS encoding MBL fold metallo-hydrolase produces the protein MKPQATVTYLFHSGFAVETADLFFIFDYYSLFPKKLEKTFANGFISGEYLAAKPNVYVFASHAHGDHYDPVIWDWSTETDITYILSSDIPARPGIRKTYSLAPGEKWTDDNLEVLVYGSSDAGASFLVKTNGLSIFHAGDLNWWHWSGETPEEQKYAEDLFKTELDKLTGQPVDIAFFPVDRRLEEAYCIGAEYFAEKIKPQVLFPMHFGTDCKATSAFKERSRNKQAPFATYEITHRGQQFSYPPASL, from the coding sequence ATGAAACCGCAAGCCACCGTCACTTACCTTTTCCACAGCGGCTTTGCCGTTGAAACAGCCGACCTATTTTTCATCTTTGATTATTATAGTCTATTTCCCAAAAAATTAGAAAAGACCTTTGCCAATGGTTTTATTTCCGGGGAATATCTCGCCGCTAAGCCGAATGTCTATGTATTCGCTTCCCATGCCCATGGGGACCACTACGACCCGGTCATTTGGGACTGGAGCACGGAGACTGACATTACCTATATCCTCAGCAGCGATATCCCGGCCAGGCCCGGCATCCGGAAAACTTACAGCCTGGCTCCCGGCGAAAAGTGGACGGACGACAACCTGGAGGTGCTAGTCTATGGATCATCAGATGCAGGCGCTTCCTTCCTGGTAAAAACCAATGGCCTGTCGATCTTTCACGCCGGCGATCTAAACTGGTGGCACTGGTCCGGGGAAACGCCGGAAGAACAAAAGTACGCGGAAGACCTGTTTAAAACCGAGCTCGATAAGCTCACCGGCCAGCCGGTAGACATCGCCTTTTTCCCGGTGGACCGCCGCCTGGAGGAGGCCTACTGTATAGGCGCTGAATATTTCGCCGAAAAAATAAAGCCCCAGGTGCTATTTCCCATGCACTTCGGCACCGACTGCAAAGCCACGTCCGCCTTTAAAGAGAGAAGCAGAAACAAACAAGCGCCTTTTGCTACCTATGAAATCACCCACCGGGGACAGCAATTCAGCTATCCGCCGGCATCTCTCTAA
- the ychF gene encoding redox-regulated ATPase YchF codes for MSTNLEIGIVGLPNVGKSTLFNAITKAGAEAANYPFCTIEPNVGVVEVPDERLDKLAGMFKPKKVTPTAMRFVDIAGLVKGASQGEGLGNKFLSHIRQVDAIAQVVRCFQDENITHVEGGLDPLRDIEIINTELCLADIDSVEKRLDKAQKQTKSGDKKAQAEVELLNRVRKMLEDAQPVRRVEFNEEEQFILKELNLLTQKPVLFVANVSEEEIAGPDDNPLVQRVKQYAAREKAGVITVCAKLESEIAELPDDEAKAFLTDLGLTESGLDKLIKAGFYLLGLMTFLTAGEPEVRAWTIVKGTKAPQAAGKIHSDIERGFIRAEIVSYDDLMRSGSQAAAKEKGLVRLEGKDYVMQDGDVVYFRFNV; via the coding sequence ATGAGCACGAATTTGGAGATAGGTATTGTCGGATTGCCCAACGTGGGGAAAAGCACTTTGTTTAACGCCATTACCAAGGCCGGCGCCGAGGCGGCCAATTATCCCTTTTGCACCATTGAGCCTAACGTAGGCGTGGTGGAAGTGCCGGATGAGCGGCTGGACAAGCTGGCCGGGATGTTTAAGCCGAAAAAAGTGACGCCTACGGCCATGCGGTTTGTGGATATTGCCGGCTTGGTCAAAGGCGCTTCCCAGGGCGAGGGTCTGGGAAATAAATTTTTATCCCACATTCGCCAGGTAGATGCTATTGCCCAAGTGGTGCGCTGCTTCCAGGATGAGAATATCACCCACGTGGAAGGCGGCCTGGACCCGCTGCGGGATATTGAAATCATTAATACCGAGTTGTGTCTGGCTGACATTGATTCGGTGGAAAAGCGGCTGGATAAGGCCCAAAAGCAGACCAAGAGCGGCGATAAAAAGGCTCAGGCTGAAGTAGAGCTCTTAAACCGGGTCCGCAAGATGCTGGAAGACGCCCAGCCGGTCCGCCGGGTGGAATTTAACGAAGAAGAGCAATTTATTTTAAAGGAATTGAATCTGCTGACGCAAAAACCGGTGCTGTTCGTGGCTAATGTGAGCGAAGAAGAAATCGCCGGCCCGGATGACAATCCTCTGGTGCAGCGGGTTAAACAGTACGCTGCCAGGGAAAAGGCCGGGGTGATCACGGTTTGCGCCAAACTGGAATCGGAAATCGCCGAATTGCCGGATGATGAGGCCAAAGCGTTTCTGACGGATTTGGGCTTGACTGAATCGGGTCTGGATAAATTGATCAAAGCCGGCTTCTACCTGCTGGGGCTCATGACTTTCCTGACCGCCGGTGAGCCGGAAGTCAGGGCCTGGACTATTGTGAAGGGCACCAAAGCGCCTCAGGCAGCCGGAAAAATTCACAGTGATATTGAACGGGGCTTTATTCGGGCCGAAATTGTCTCCTACGATGACCTGATGCGCTCCGGCAGCCAGGCTGCCGCCAAGGAAAAAGGCCTGGTTCGCCTGGAAGGTAAGGATTATGTGATGCAGGACGGGGATGTGGTGTATTTCCGCTTTAACGTCTAA
- a CDS encoding 4Fe-4S binding protein, whose amino-acid sequence MRKDINMKSHSQPYLFWILLIFLTAGLFYPAIGLAAIICMLAPVLPARYKGRYWCGNCCPRGSFYDQVIAKISPRKPIPAIFRSFGLRLFMVFFIMGVFAVQMYGAWGDAAAMGAVFVRIILITTIVGILLGVMYHQRTWCSFCPMGTMASWLSAKPGPMPLKVADSCIKCKLCTTACPLQLAPYSAKESPEGFVHSDCLKCSRCIERCPKKVLAFQ is encoded by the coding sequence ATGAGAAAGGATATTAACATGAAAAGTCATAGTCAACCTTATCTATTTTGGATTCTATTGATTTTCTTAACTGCAGGCCTTTTCTATCCGGCAATTGGGCTGGCGGCGATCATCTGTATGCTGGCGCCGGTCCTGCCGGCCCGCTATAAAGGGCGATACTGGTGCGGCAATTGTTGCCCCCGCGGCAGTTTTTACGATCAGGTCATTGCCAAAATATCTCCCAGGAAACCTATTCCAGCTATTTTCCGCAGCTTTGGCCTGCGTCTCTTCATGGTTTTTTTCATTATGGGTGTTTTTGCGGTGCAGATGTATGGCGCCTGGGGTGATGCCGCCGCTATGGGAGCCGTATTTGTGCGGATTATCCTGATTACAACTATCGTCGGCATCCTGCTGGGGGTTATGTATCATCAGCGCACCTGGTGTTCCTTTTGCCCCATGGGCACTATGGCAAGCTGGCTTAGCGCCAAACCCGGGCCCATGCCGCTAAAGGTAGCTGACTCCTGTATAAAGTGCAAACTATGTACAACGGCCTGCCCGCTTCAACTGGCCCCCTATTCCGCCAAAGAAAGCCCGGAGGGATTCGTCCACAGCGATTGTCTGAAATGCAGCCGGTGCATAGAGAGATGCCCGAAAAAGGTACTGGCTTTTCAATAG
- a CDS encoding nucleotidyltransferase domain-containing protein: MKNEIMSKLKQMEQDHGVKILFAVESGSRGWGFASKDSDYDVRFVYVRPMDWYLSIEEREDFIEAPISDLLDINGWDLKKALLLYKKSNLPLFEWLCSPIVYREDFRTAQRLRELMPAYFAPVPAMYHYLHIAGNKRDEIADTDQVKIKKYFYILRPLLACMWIEKNNTMPPMEFSRLMADQPLDSSLTTEIHKLLEKKISGQEYDIEPKSPVILEFLNSRTEHFDQYLKTVRKGAEPDYTPLNSLFRETLQEVWG, encoded by the coding sequence ATGAAAAATGAAATAATGTCTAAGCTCAAACAAATGGAACAAGATCATGGCGTAAAAATCTTGTTTGCGGTTGAATCCGGCAGCAGGGGCTGGGGTTTTGCATCAAAAGACAGCGATTACGATGTTCGCTTTGTCTATGTCAGGCCGATGGACTGGTACCTGTCCATCGAAGAAAGAGAAGACTTCATCGAAGCTCCCATCAGCGACCTGCTGGATATCAACGGCTGGGATCTAAAGAAGGCCTTGCTGCTGTATAAGAAATCAAATCTTCCCTTATTTGAGTGGCTTTGCTCCCCTATCGTGTACCGGGAGGACTTCCGCACGGCCCAAAGGCTAAGGGAGTTGATGCCGGCTTATTTTGCCCCTGTGCCTGCTATGTACCATTATTTGCATATCGCCGGGAACAAGCGGGACGAAATCGCGGATACCGATCAGGTAAAAATTAAAAAGTACTTCTATATACTCAGGCCGCTCCTGGCCTGTATGTGGATTGAAAAAAACAATACCATGCCGCCGATGGAATTCAGCCGGCTGATGGCGGATCAGCCGCTGGACAGCAGTCTGACGACTGAAATTCATAAGCTGCTCGAAAAAAAGATCTCCGGCCAGGAATACGATATCGAACCCAAAAGCCCGGTGATCCTCGAATTTTTGAACAGCCGGACAGAACATTTCGATCAATATCTTAAGACTGTCAGAAAAGGAGCCGAACCGGACTATACCCCTCTCAACAGCCTCTTCCGCGAGACGCTGCAGGAAGTCTGGGGTTAA
- a CDS encoding DNA polymerase beta superfamily protein: MNIQMIKEKLHTDAYDFLRTDPHLGKNILILTAAGSVAYGTQVETSDIDIRGVAAETRQDLLGLSHFEQFEDRTTDTVIYGLKKFIALCLNCNPNVLEILGTKPEHLLLITAEGKLLRDHIDLFLSRKAVQSFGNYATAQLRRLQNALARDNYPQAEKEEHILNSILGQMDHLKRVYKNFTDQEISLYIAPSDKEDFTAEIFIDIHLQHYPLRDFKNIYGDMNNIVKDYAKLNHRNSKKDELHLRKHAMHLIRLLVTGAEILEGKGVNTYRENERGLFLDIRKGKYSYPEIFAMVDEYEQRFKIAAKHTALPGEPDYRRVEELMIGIYERLI; encoded by the coding sequence ATGAATATTCAGATGATAAAGGAAAAACTTCATACGGATGCTTATGATTTTCTTCGGACAGACCCCCATCTGGGCAAAAATATTCTCATCCTGACGGCAGCCGGCTCTGTCGCTTACGGGACCCAGGTCGAAACCAGCGATATTGATATTCGGGGCGTCGCGGCGGAAACCAGGCAAGACCTGCTGGGCCTGTCTCATTTTGAGCAGTTTGAGGACCGGACCACCGATACGGTCATTTATGGCTTAAAGAAATTTATAGCCCTGTGTTTAAACTGCAATCCCAATGTTTTGGAAATCCTGGGGACAAAGCCGGAGCATCTGCTGCTGATCACGGCCGAGGGGAAACTCCTGCGCGATCATATTGATCTTTTTTTATCCCGGAAAGCCGTCCAAAGTTTTGGCAACTACGCAACGGCCCAGCTCAGAAGATTGCAGAATGCGCTGGCCAGGGACAACTACCCCCAGGCGGAAAAAGAGGAACATATTTTAAACAGCATTTTAGGTCAAATGGACCATCTGAAAAGAGTGTATAAAAATTTTACCGATCAGGAAATCAGCTTGTATATCGCCCCATCCGACAAAGAAGATTTCACCGCCGAAATATTTATCGATATCCACTTGCAGCACTATCCCCTCAGGGACTTTAAAAATATCTATGGAGATATGAACAACATTGTTAAGGACTATGCCAAGCTCAATCACCGCAACAGCAAAAAAGACGAGCTGCATCTGCGCAAGCACGCCATGCATTTAATCCGGCTGCTGGTTACAGGCGCGGAAATATTGGAAGGCAAAGGCGTGAATACCTACCGGGAAAATGAACGGGGCCTCTTCCTGGACATCAGAAAGGGGAAATACAGCTATCCTGAAATTTTTGCCATGGTGGATGAGTATGAGCAACGTTTCAAAATAGCCGCAAAACACACGGCTTTGCCGGGAGAGCCGGACTATAGGCGGGTTGAGGAATTGATGATCGGGATCTATGAAAGGCTGATTTAG
- a CDS encoding DUF3793 family protein, producing MPAAGTKVRDINCLAAWLVSNIAPTLTGNKPATVLTFINTRQEPLLAAWRKTGKEVLAGSMVRHRVLSRSANRETVLFYRSAVLDQCIQHNLHRVFLAKLGYPVHSGLDACLDMMEERFQGCCPHEVGILLGIPLKDVLGFMGLTDEPLTCRREWCIYGCPKESLAVIERYEADRVRMCTLMAQGMAPAQILCSTWEDDWQETG from the coding sequence ATGCCTGCGGCAGGAACAAAAGTAAGAGACATTAACTGTTTGGCGGCATGGCTGGTCAGCAATATCGCTCCTACTCTCACCGGCAATAAACCGGCTACCGTGCTGACCTTTATCAACACCCGGCAGGAACCCCTGCTTGCGGCCTGGCGCAAGACCGGCAAAGAGGTGCTGGCCGGCTCCATGGTCCGGCATCGGGTGCTGTCCCGTTCAGCCAACCGGGAAACAGTACTGTTCTATCGCTCCGCGGTGTTGGACCAATGCATCCAGCACAACCTCCACAGGGTTTTCCTGGCTAAACTGGGCTATCCGGTGCACTCAGGCCTGGACGCCTGCCTGGACATGATGGAAGAACGCTTTCAGGGCTGTTGTCCCCATGAAGTAGGCATTCTCCTCGGCATCCCCCTCAAAGATGTGCTGGGTTTCATGGGCCTCACTGATGAGCCTCTCACCTGCCGCCGGGAATGGTGCATCTACGGCTGCCCCAAGGAGTCCCTGGCAGTGATAGAAAGGTACGAGGCTGACCGTGTTCGAATGTGCACCCTGATGGCCCAGGGAATGGCCCCGGCTCAGATCTTGTGCAGCACATGGGAAGATGACTGGCAGGAAACCGGATAA
- a CDS encoding ankyrin repeat domain-containing protein, whose translation MVNKLLKWSCFLGITPAVRFLVKRGADINRLEDNGQTLLHEACYMGHTGTIKILLKCGADIRAADDDGMTVFHSACQGGDKDTVNLLHKYGADIYEVDRVHSTALHYASLEEYGKDVIELLIKKYGFDVNGRNNEGTTPLHLASQNNLDETVRLLIRHGADVNARDNEGKASLHYTCTGNHIQAAKILINYGADVNARCDMGYTALHHAYSGNYDKLADFLIKNGAARDDRQAILRAAAAGGNKGLIDASSADSTDINAQDADGYTALHHACANNQKQAVERFVRLGADTGIKNNEGSTALHLAVENHTLCKVLLEAGAAIDEADNDGDTALHIAAGRGYRSTVEFLLANGAEVNTANYEGNTPLYAACLGKEQKVARILLRHGADPNRKDKKENTVLNHMCYSGDQAMVALLLENGANIHNRDTDGQTALHDACEQGHTAIAGLLIDRGADIHAVNNKGETPLIEAAYYGRTDCVKWLLDCGAKAGQPDYEAVTPLHWACSGGHREIAGLLLDHGADMNAATFDAGDTPLHTACRKGHMDTAFLLISRGADTHSANKQGNTLLLEACLGGHAGLAEALIAHGADCYAADAGGRNILHAAAKSGLVKIAARIVEQGININCRSNDGNTALNYAAFGGQADMVKWLLEQGADIRSADDRGMTALHDACSQGRKEAALVLLDNGADINAVTENGLTPLHCACHEQHNDVVQMLISQGADIRAKTHNGFPVLYYACYHGQADAVKMLLDNGADLNAGSGDGWTVLHGACEQGHIHIVRLLVDKGMDVNAAAKDGTTALMTAYLNGHRNIAEFLIREGADSHLADKEGRTILHAAACSGVPGLVEAALACGIYINTISGNGGTPLHHACLKGSVETARSLIMHGADIELKDEAGRTALHCACQEGHEQAAWLLLEHDARFDAAEKNGATAVHYAAFAGNKKILKSLFELGAPLEERDNAGHTALHNACRNGGLEAVRFLLEQGADIQARTREGNTALIFAVMEGYTGIIELLMARGADMHQKNEEPGAAPLHYAVAGGYKEIVKLFLAAGGEVNICDRNTVTPLHIACRKGRKEEAEMLLAYGADTNARDDDGDTPLHDASRCGHADIVAMLAAGGADGTIENHHGKTAFDIAVSEGFQDVAGLLHRSVERQKDLEPVSDAKNIKRLLN comes from the coding sequence GTGGTGAATAAGCTGCTAAAATGGAGCTGCTTCCTGGGGATAACCCCGGCCGTACGTTTTTTGGTGAAACGCGGGGCGGATATAAACCGGCTTGAAGACAATGGCCAGACCCTGCTGCATGAAGCCTGTTACATGGGACATACCGGCACGATAAAAATACTGCTGAAATGCGGCGCCGATATCCGGGCTGCGGACGATGACGGCATGACGGTGTTTCATAGCGCCTGCCAGGGCGGGGATAAAGATACCGTTAATCTGCTGCACAAATACGGTGCTGACATTTATGAGGTTGACCGGGTGCACTCCACCGCGCTGCATTATGCCAGCCTGGAGGAATACGGCAAAGACGTGATTGAGCTTTTGATAAAAAAATATGGTTTTGATGTCAATGGCCGTAACAACGAGGGGACGACTCCCCTGCATCTGGCCAGTCAAAATAACCTGGACGAGACCGTGCGGCTGCTGATCAGGCACGGGGCTGACGTAAATGCCAGGGATAATGAAGGCAAGGCTTCGCTTCACTACACGTGCACCGGTAATCATATCCAGGCAGCGAAAATTCTCATTAATTATGGAGCGGATGTTAACGCCAGATGTGATATGGGTTATACTGCGCTTCATCATGCTTACAGCGGGAACTATGACAAACTGGCCGATTTCCTGATCAAGAACGGAGCAGCCAGGGACGACCGGCAAGCCATACTGCGCGCTGCTGCCGCCGGCGGCAATAAAGGCTTGATTGATGCTTCCTCTGCGGACAGCACGGATATCAACGCGCAGGACGCCGACGGCTACACCGCCCTGCATCACGCCTGCGCCAATAATCAAAAACAAGCCGTGGAACGCTTTGTCCGGCTCGGGGCTGACACCGGAATCAAAAACAATGAGGGTTCTACCGCACTGCATTTGGCCGTGGAAAATCATACCCTATGCAAGGTGCTGCTGGAAGCCGGCGCGGCAATTGATGAGGCGGATAACGACGGCGATACGGCCTTGCATATTGCTGCCGGGCGAGGGTACCGTTCCACTGTGGAATTTCTCCTGGCAAATGGGGCAGAGGTAAATACGGCCAATTATGAGGGGAATACACCGCTGTATGCCGCCTGTCTGGGAAAGGAGCAGAAGGTAGCCCGGATTCTCCTCCGCCACGGGGCGGACCCGAACCGTAAAGATAAAAAGGAGAATACTGTCCTAAACCATATGTGCTACAGCGGTGACCAGGCTATGGTCGCGCTGCTGCTGGAAAACGGCGCCAATATTCATAACCGGGATACTGACGGACAGACAGCGCTGCATGACGCCTGCGAACAGGGCCATACGGCAATAGCCGGCTTGCTGATTGATCGCGGCGCCGATATTCACGCTGTAAACAACAAGGGTGAAACGCCGCTGATTGAAGCTGCCTATTATGGGCGCACCGACTGTGTAAAATGGCTGCTTGATTGCGGCGCAAAGGCCGGCCAGCCCGACTATGAGGCTGTTACGCCGCTGCATTGGGCTTGCAGCGGCGGTCACCGGGAAATAGCCGGGTTGCTGCTGGACCACGGCGCCGACATGAATGCGGCAACGTTTGACGCAGGGGATACCCCGCTTCATACTGCCTGCCGCAAAGGGCATATGGATACAGCGTTTTTGCTTATAAGCCGCGGAGCGGATACACATAGCGCAAACAAGCAGGGCAATACACTCCTCCTGGAGGCTTGCCTGGGCGGGCACGCCGGCCTGGCGGAAGCCCTGATCGCTCATGGCGCCGATTGTTATGCAGCGGATGCCGGTGGTCGCAATATATTGCATGCCGCCGCCAAAAGCGGGCTCGTCAAAATTGCCGCCAGGATAGTGGAACAGGGCATAAATATTAACTGCCGCAGCAATGACGGCAATACCGCCCTCAATTACGCCGCGTTTGGCGGGCAGGCCGATATGGTCAAATGGCTCCTGGAACAAGGCGCTGATATCAGGTCGGCAGATGACCGGGGAATGACGGCCCTGCACGATGCCTGCTCGCAGGGGCGAAAAGAAGCTGCGCTGGTGCTGCTTGACAATGGCGCCGATATCAATGCCGTGACGGAAAATGGTTTGACGCCGCTGCACTGCGCTTGTCATGAACAGCATAATGACGTGGTTCAAATGCTGATCAGCCAGGGGGCCGACATCCGGGCCAAAACGCATAATGGCTTTCCGGTTCTCTATTATGCCTGCTATCATGGGCAGGCTGACGCCGTCAAAATGCTGCTTGACAACGGGGCCGACTTGAACGCCGGAAGCGGCGACGGCTGGACGGTGCTGCATGGCGCCTGCGAACAGGGGCATATCCATATAGTCCGGCTGCTTGTTGACAAGGGCATGGATGTGAATGCCGCAGCCAAGGACGGCACGACGGCGCTGATGACGGCGTACTTGAACGGACACCGCAACATTGCCGAGTTTCTTATCCGTGAGGGTGCAGATAGCCATCTTGCCGACAAGGAAGGCCGCACTATTTTACACGCCGCCGCCTGCAGCGGCGTCCCCGGGTTAGTGGAGGCAGCGCTGGCCTGCGGAATTTATATTAATACTATAAGCGGCAATGGCGGTACTCCGCTGCATCACGCCTGCCTGAAAGGCAGCGTGGAAACAGCGAGAAGCCTGATCATGCATGGCGCCGATATTGAACTAAAAGATGAAGCGGGCAGGACGGCTTTGCATTGCGCCTGCCAGGAAGGGCATGAACAGGCAGCCTGGCTGCTGCTTGAGCACGACGCCAGATTTGATGCGGCGGAAAAAAATGGAGCAACGGCGGTTCATTATGCTGCCTTTGCCGGGAATAAAAAAATACTGAAATCGCTGTTCGAGCTTGGCGCACCGCTAGAGGAGCGGGATAACGCCGGACATACGGCGCTTCATAATGCCTGCCGCAATGGCGGCCTGGAGGCGGTTCGGTTTTTGCTGGAGCAGGGCGCCGACATACAGGCCAGAACCAGGGAGGGCAATACGGCATTGATCTTTGCCGTTATGGAGGGATACACCGGTATTATTGAGTTATTAATGGCCCGGGGCGCAGATATGCATCAAAAAAACGAAGAACCTGGAGCTGCGCCGCTGCATTATGCTGTGGCCGGCGGATACAAAGAAATAGTCAAACTTTTTCTGGCTGCCGGTGGCGAGGTTAACATTTGTGACCGCAATACGGTTACGCCGTTGCATATTGCCTGCAGAAAAGGCCGCAAAGAAGAAGCGGAAATGCTGCTGGCATACGGTGCTGATACGAATGCTCGGGATGATGATGGCGATACTCCCCTGCATGACGCAAGCCGGTGCGGTCACGCCGATATCGTGGCAATGCTGGCGGCGGGGGGTGCCGATGGTACGATCGAGAATCACCATGGCAAGACAGCGTTTGACATTGCAGTTAGCGAAGGCTTTCAGGATGTTGCCGGATTATTGCACCGCAGCGTCGAGAGGCAAAAGGATCTTGAGCCGGTAAGTGATGCAAAAAACATCAAACGGCTGTTAAACTGA